cacttggagtatagtgttcaattctggtcgccacactaccagaaggatgtggaggctttagagagggtgcagaagagatttaccagaatgttgcctggtatggagggcattagctatgaggagcggttgaataaactcggtttgttctcactggaatgacgggggttgaggggcgacctgatagagatctacaaaattatgaggggcatagacagagtggatagtcagaggcttttccccagggtagaggggtcaatttctaaggggcataggtttaaggtgcaaggggtaaGGATTAGAGTtgatgttcgaggcaagttttttacacagagggtagtgggtgccttgaactcactgccggaggaggtggtggaagcatggacgatagtaacattgaaggggcatcttgacaattacatgaataggatgggaatagagggataccgacccaggaagtgtagaagattgtagtttaaaaaGTGCAGAGGGAAAGGTACAAACATCACCAGAGATTGACTATTTTCATGTACTGGAATGTACCTGGATGTCAGattattttttaaagtatttttttcatgagatgtggccattcctaattgcctgaAGACCATTTCAGAGTCCAGCACCTCACTGAGggttcggccagaccaggtaaggacaccagaatcattactgaaccagatggtaaCTCAGACCAGCTtccattaactgaatttaaattcctccagtgACTAtgatggggtttgaacccatgtccccagagcattgtccTGGCCGACTAGCCCAGTGACTTTACCCCAGCCCATCATCTCCCCCTGATAGATTGATCTGTTCTATTGAACTATACCCAGGCTGAGTTATTCCAATTCCCGTTTGATGGTGTGACTTTTCTCTTTTATTCCAAGTGGGACATTCAGGAACACAGGTCCAGGTATTTCCAATCAGCTCGGAGATAACTCCCTCATTTCCTATTCCCAAGAATTTTATTTTGAAAGATaacaggtgggattttccggtcgcaCTCCTCCACCTTACCAAACTCCCCAAGCCCATACCGGAAAGTCCCGCCCAAGGTAAAGGACCTTTAAAGgggcggcccggtagcacagtggttagcactgttgcttcacagtaccagggtccaagttcgattcccggcttgcgtcattgtctgtgcggagtctgcatgttctcaccgtgtctgtatgggtttcctccgggtgctcaggtttcctcccacaagtcccgaaaaacgtgctgttcggtaatttggacattctgaattctccctctgtgtacccggacaggcgctggaatgtggcgactaggggattttcacagtaacttcattgctgtgttaatgtaagcctacttgtgactaaagattattattttaaaaatgttcCAGCAAATTTTCATCCCGCCCGCGATGATTCCCGCAGCCGGAAATATGACCCcaacaaatgggatgaagccaaatctttaaaaggcaaAGTCGTTATTTCAAATCATTGCCGTGCTGTcaggggaaagggttaacttctctgcttgtttacaaaagggaagagGAAACAGTCACAAAGCTTTccacagcttgtgagctccgaaacataacttcaaggctgaagtttatATTCAGAGATTGAAACATTTTAGTGCCTTTTCCATTtgtaccagtaaattgtgattcgcactgaaaggtttactttcactcagtaattagaacatttcactttctcagcacaAATGCTTTAGGTCAAATCCCAATTGTTTTCttcccttgtagctggtgtgtggagaagatcatgttcactgtagatctgtcagcacagaaaccgcactgtgcttctggataaactcagtctgcaagtagatgaatcttttaaacatcacccaagtgaaggtcttcccctgactcgaaggagtgagatgtccctgtagttgatgctgtctcctctgtcactgcaGTTTTTATTGCATCTCACATGTTCCgtggaccagtctcacagcccaaaaggggagggcaggaaggtgtgacagtcgatgggactttccgtgtgtgggcagttcagctggaattccatccttgctggGCACCTTGCTGTTTggtcagcaatcaatggccttttccagctcaaatgacgagagttccttgtccaactcaaccatgataGGAAGCTgtaggagagtcaaacagagactgggagatgcccttctcacagggatacagctcactgttgtgttcaacccagctcctcctcactctctcaccatgactgacactgagcatgctcagagcacacacccacactgcacctgcgcactggcctcgtacactcactgatcgggaactttctgcagcgtgggggattctgggtaacacagccgccatagagcaattagtaaacaggaagattctatttcccagttagcaaaacagaagatccacagttaggcaagatgctgggcatgaagcacaatgagagttttggatactttatttaatacagaagcacattattctgatatcacttagacatgggcagcaagcagactgatctacagtatgtacagtatttacaacacctgggacacgTTAAATcaaagaatttagaatttacattgcagaaggaggccactcggcccatcgactcaTCTCATCAAACCAGTGATAGATTTAGTTTACTGTTCATAATTGTGACTGGATCACTCACGATTCATACAAAATGCAACTCTCCAGGTTTTttgacccactccctccagacttgttttcactccaagggtcttgacatctgccttaatctttatccagccatgtatgttcagctcacactgcccaacaaccagcctctcctgcactggggcacagggtttccatcaccaaaaatctgtcctggtccacgcacatcgacactaccaccaagaaagcacaacagcgcctatacttcttcaggaaactaaggaaatttggcatgtccacactgactcttaccaacttttacagatgcaccatagaaagcatcctatctggctgcatcacagcctggtatggcaactgctcggcccaagatcgcaagaaacgtcagagagtagtgaacacagcccagtccatcacacaaacctgcctcccatccactggctCTATCCACACCtcgcgctgcctggggaaagcgggcagcataattaaagacccctctcacccggcttattcactcttccaacttcttcgatcgggcaggagatacaaaagtctgagaacacgcacaaacagattgaaaacagcttcttccccgctattaccagactcctaaatgacccttttctggactgacctgattaatactacactcctgtatgcttcactcaatgcctttgtctatatatttacattgtgcaccttgtgttgccatattatgtattttctttttagtttactttcttttcatttacaaaatgatctgtttgagctgctcgcagaataatacttttcactgtacctcggtacacttgacaataaacaagtccaatccatatcgagggagtaatctgcctctcttgcattggtgctctgcatttccctcataacacagaggcatagaaaggtgacagcacaaaacaaaggcaCTCGACAAATTGTACctgtgccaactttctgcaacagtcacaatccgctgtcattggccctgaactctgtagatatttttctcctcaaaagatacgaatagatgagcaaggagctggagttggctattcagcccagtctgctccaccatttaataaggtcatggctgatctgatagtaacagatagttgtccaattctcttttcaaggcatcaattgaatctgcctccaccacattttcgagcagtgcattcatgatcccacacgcagcacagaatgtttttcttcacatcatatgacataggaacagaattaggcccatcggatcggctccgccattcaatcatggctgatatttttctcatctccattctcctgccttctccccataaccgctgatccgcttattaatcaagaatctatctatctccatcttaaagactctcagtgatttggcctccacggcattctgtggcaaagagttccacagattcaccaccctctggctgaagaaattcctcctcatctgttttaattcctcatcatcatctgaggaaggaactgtgcccttaaagctagtgagtcgaaacaaacctgctggactttaacctggtgttgtaagacttcttactctgttttaaaggatcgccctttagtgtgagattgtgtccactgcttctactttttccaactagtggaaacatcttctccatgtccactctacccaggccttgcagtatcccataagttttaataagattcccccatatccttctaaactccaacaagtacagacccagagtcctcaaccgttcctcatacaaattcttcattccagggatcattcttgtaaacctcctctggaccttttccaaggccaacacgtccttcttagatacggggcccaaaactgctcataatattccaaatggggtctgatcagatccttatacagcctcagaattacatccctggacttgtattctcgccctcttgacatgaatacattgcatttgccttcctaactgccgactgaacctgcacgttaacctgaagagaatcttgaacaaggacttccaattccctttgtgcttgtgatttcctcagcatttccccatttagaaaatagtttatgcctgcttcgaaagtccataacctcacacttttccacattgtattccatctgccacttctttgcccactctcctagctttgctcagcattgcttctttttataatcactttaaatgaatgccgtctgtttataatcttgccctaaatatgacttgctTGATCAAAGGTCAattgcagatccttagttttaatgtgggcaagtgcctttccatttgagaactgttcaataaagttatttgaattatttgtagctaggacagcacgtggagcagtgggactacagcgctgaggagccgggtttgaatcctggcccttggtcactgtccgtgtggagtttgcacattctccacgtgtctgcatgggtttcacccccaccacctaaagatgtgcaggttaggtggattggccacgctaaattgccccttaattgggaaaaaaataagaataactgggtactctgaatttattattttttttaaaaaggattatttgtagcttccccaccaatcagtgaccttatttttatcgggaATTAACTGTCGTGTGTTTCGAACCTCTCCGTATCTAAATTTCCATTCACcatttttctgtccacctgacccagtccatggctttctccctcattgtctaaaacaTATCTGCACCTTTTGTgtaatcctggtgcatacatttaagtctaaatcattgatatatactggaAACTGTGGAGTCCCACTGGAAACAGAcatccaggcatcattcagtcctggatgtgactaacagtagcaacaacagctgaatctaaaccctgctgttgcctgtgaacttgctgatgtctgttcaggttgtttgactgagtgaatctcctcccacacacggaGCGGTTGAACAGGCTCTCCCAAGTACCGCTCCCAcgtttgggtgacacagtagcacagtggttatgacgaatgtgatataaaatagttactttagggatattagttactgtaatgtagagataggccagtctcattctggtgagttcacagacaaaggatttcagaccgcatggcaaagcaaggaggaggtgtgtccaccatagggggagaaaaggatgctgggtaataggggccagaggaagggattggaagtgagccaatcagaatgtctgactaggtcaggagtggtataggatgacctatgggaatcgtgtatgtgaaacttgataccatttgaattgatttgcagagatccctttgtctctttgttcattcgctttccggggtgtaggagactagatgtgtgtgtcttatgcctctgtgaaatgaatcaagcttgcaagctaaataaaataactaatgctgtacctgcaaatccatctcgacttttattgaggccagactgacgggtaaagaaatttgggatttaacagttagcacatttgcttcacagctccagggtcccgggtttgattcccggcttgggtcactgtctgtgcggtgtctgcgcgttgtcccagtgtcttcgtgggtttcctccaggtgctccggtttccccccacagttcaaagatgtgcaggttagatgaattggccatgataaattgaccttagtatccaaaaaggttaggtggggttatgggttaggttggaggtaacttggcttaagtaaggtgctctttgcaagggccggtgcactcgatgggccaaatgccctccttctgcactgtaaattctatgattctgtttcagtgtgaactcgctggtgtttccgcagacttgtttttcttttaaatctcttttcacattcagaacatttaaaaggtttctgatcagtgtgaacaagttggtgtgaagtcaggtcggatgaccgagtgaatttcttctcacacatggggcaagtgtacggtctctccccagtgtgaactcgctggtgtttcagaaggtcggatgaacatgtgaatctcttcccacacatggagcaggtgaacggcctctccccagtgtgagtccgTTGATGTGACATTAAATGCTTTTTacttttaaaactcttctcacagtcagcacatttaaaaggtctctgatcagtgtgaacaaattggtgtATCACAAGGTCGGATGAacatgtgaatctcttcccacacacggagcaggtgaatggcctctccccagtgtgagtgcgttgatgtatcagtaaattatttctgcttttatagctcttctcacagtcagcacatttaaacggtctctggtcagagtgaacctgatggtgagtccggaggtttgacaaatcattaaatcccttcccacattccagacaggtgaatggcctctccccagtgtgagtgcgttgatgtgtcagtaaattatttctgcttctaaagctcttctcacagtcagcacatttaaaaggtctctgatcagtatgaacaa
This portion of the Scyliorhinus torazame isolate Kashiwa2021f chromosome 5, sScyTor2.1, whole genome shotgun sequence genome encodes:
- the LOC140418212 gene encoding uncharacterized protein, encoding MEKPWKCGDCGMGCYSPSEMQTHRHIHTGERPFICSVCGKGFTLSSHLLTHQLVHTDERPFKCADCEKSFKSRNYLLTHQRTHTGERPFTCSVCGKGFICASHLQTHQLVHTDQRPFKCADCEKSFRSRNNLLTHQRTHTGERPFTCLECGKGFNDLSNLRTHHQVHSDQRPFKCADCEKSYKSRNNLLIHQRTHTGERPFTCSVCGKRFTCSSDLVIHQFVHTDQRPFKCADCEKSFKSKKHLMSHQRTHTGERPFTCSMCGKRFTCSSDLLKHQRVHTGERPYTCPMCEKKFTRSSDLTSHQLVHTDQKPFKCSECEKRFKRKTSLRKHQRVHTETES